From Streptomyces sp. NBC_01754, a single genomic window includes:
- a CDS encoding asparagine synthase-related protein, whose protein sequence is MMAHTFPAATGFLVSVQQGGDRAPGPVFATRGAHATVAEPLRTQTLNAVLVHSGSAGDAVARSGDTALVVAGELYNREELLSLLPAGTDARTDARLLLALLGVYDLHAFRLLNGRFAAAVALGDRVLLATDHAGSVPLYTLQAPGRVLAATEIKTLVPATAQAPPSGRPVAEARRVRRVPGVHQVPAGTVLDIGVRTGTAVPSRTWTPPVSRRVLPEADATAAVREALERAVRERTGGTTPLVVLSGGIDSSGVAALAAAHTDGPLDTLSMGTDTSDEFAEARVVATHLGSAHREITVPTADLLAQLPYAVWASESIDPDIIEYLLPLTALYRALDGPARRILTGYGADIPLAGMHREDRLPQLDTAVASDMATFDGLNEMTPVLSGIQGHWSTHPYWDRDVLDLLVSLEAGLKRRHGRDKWVLREAMSDLLPQETVTRPKLGVHEGSGTTSSFSLLLMDAGVPDAEIHQAKSLVVREVFDRVVVEGLPPAEVSTADAVEHVAARLKETE, encoded by the coding sequence ATCATGGCGCACACGTTCCCCGCCGCCACGGGGTTCCTGGTCTCCGTCCAGCAGGGCGGAGACCGGGCCCCCGGGCCCGTCTTCGCCACCCGAGGCGCCCACGCAACCGTGGCCGAACCTCTCCGTACCCAGACCCTGAACGCCGTACTCGTGCACTCGGGTTCGGCCGGGGACGCCGTGGCCCGCTCCGGGGACACGGCGCTCGTCGTGGCCGGCGAGCTCTACAACCGTGAGGAACTGCTCAGCCTCCTCCCGGCCGGCACCGACGCCCGTACGGACGCGCGACTGCTGCTCGCCCTGCTGGGTGTCTACGACCTGCACGCCTTCCGGCTGCTCAACGGCCGGTTCGCGGCAGCCGTAGCGCTCGGTGACCGGGTGCTCCTGGCCACCGACCACGCCGGCTCCGTCCCCCTCTACACCCTCCAGGCCCCCGGCCGGGTCCTCGCCGCCACCGAGATCAAGACCCTCGTCCCGGCGACGGCGCAGGCCCCGCCGTCCGGGCGGCCCGTCGCCGAGGCGCGCAGGGTCCGCCGGGTGCCGGGTGTCCACCAGGTGCCCGCCGGCACGGTGCTGGACATCGGCGTCCGTACAGGCACCGCCGTGCCCTCCCGGACCTGGACCCCGCCGGTGTCCCGGCGGGTCCTGCCCGAGGCCGACGCGACTGCCGCCGTGCGTGAGGCGCTGGAGCGGGCCGTCAGGGAGCGCACGGGCGGTACCACGCCATTGGTGGTGCTCTCCGGAGGAATCGATTCTTCCGGAGTCGCCGCACTCGCCGCCGCGCACACCGACGGCCCCTTGGACACGCTGTCCATGGGCACCGACACCTCGGACGAGTTCGCCGAGGCACGCGTGGTCGCCACCCATCTCGGCTCTGCCCACAGGGAGATCACCGTCCCCACGGCGGACCTGCTCGCCCAGCTTCCGTACGCGGTCTGGGCGTCCGAGTCCATCGATCCGGACATCATCGAGTACCTGCTGCCGCTCACCGCCCTGTACCGGGCGCTCGACGGGCCCGCCCGCCGCATACTCACCGGCTACGGGGCCGACATCCCGCTCGCCGGTATGCACCGGGAGGACCGGCTGCCTCAGCTGGACACGGCCGTGGCGTCCGACATGGCCACCTTCGACGGGCTCAACGAGATGACTCCGGTGCTCTCCGGCATCCAGGGCCACTGGTCGACCCACCCGTACTGGGACCGCGACGTACTGGACCTGCTGGTGTCGCTGGAGGCCGGACTCAAACGCCGTCACGGCCGTGACAAATGGGTCTTGCGCGAGGCCATGAGCGATCTCCTGCCGCAGGAGACGGTCACCCGGCCGAAGCTCGGCGTGCACGAGGGCTCGGGGACGACGTCATCCTTCAGCCTCCTGCTGATGGACGCCGGCGTACCGGACGCCGAGATCCACCAGGCCAAGTCCCTGGTGGTGCGGGAGGTCTTCGACCGAGTGGTCGTCGAGGGCCTGCCACCCGCCGAGGTGAGCACCGCGGACGCCGTGGAACACGTGGCCGCACGGCTGAAGGAGACCGAGTGA
- a CDS encoding thiamine pyrophosphate-binding protein, translating to MSRVSTKPSGNPTAAHALLKRLHEHGVETVFGVVGREAASILFDEAPGIDFVLTRHEFTAGVAADVLARITGRPQACWATLGPGMTNLATGVATSILDRSPVIALAAQSESHDIFPNDTHQCLDSVSVMRPMTKYAVELQRPDEITDLVDSAVAAAMTEPVGPSFISLPVDLLGADVDATVTHPAAHTPAKPVGAVQAGWEATADEAAALVAGAEHPVFVVGAAAIRSGAVPAIRALAERLDVPVITTYIAKGVLPHGHHLNYGAVTGYMDGILSFPALETLFGPADVVVTLGYDYAEDLRPSMWTRGGEKKTVRVSPTVNPIPRVYRPDVDVVTDVLAFVEHLDAATADLAKKTPHDIAPLRERIAEFLADPTEYEDGMRVHQVMDSMNTVMEETAAAGEGTIVSDIGFFRHYGVLFARADQPFGFLTSAGCSSFGYGVPAAIGAQMARPGQPTFLIAGDGGFHSNSADLETIARLNLPIVTVVVNNDTNGLIELYQNLGHQRSHDPAVKFTGVDFTELARANGVEAVKATSREDLLAALRKGAGLGRPFLIEVPVNYDFTSGGFGALSI from the coding sequence ATGTCCCGTGTATCGACCAAGCCCAGTGGCAACCCGACCGCCGCACACGCACTGCTCAAGCGTCTCCACGAGCACGGTGTGGAGACGGTGTTCGGTGTCGTCGGCCGCGAAGCCGCCTCCATTCTCTTCGACGAGGCGCCGGGAATCGACTTCGTCCTCACCCGGCACGAGTTCACCGCCGGCGTGGCCGCCGACGTCCTGGCCCGCATCACCGGCCGGCCGCAGGCGTGCTGGGCCACGCTCGGCCCCGGTATGACGAACCTGGCCACCGGCGTGGCGACCTCGATCCTGGACCGCTCGCCCGTGATCGCGCTGGCCGCCCAGTCCGAGTCGCACGACATCTTCCCCAACGACACCCACCAGTGCCTGGACTCCGTGTCCGTCATGCGCCCCATGACGAAGTACGCCGTCGAGCTCCAGCGCCCGGACGAGATCACCGACCTGGTGGACTCCGCCGTCGCCGCGGCGATGACCGAGCCCGTCGGTCCCAGCTTCATCTCCCTCCCCGTCGACCTGCTCGGCGCCGATGTCGACGCCACGGTCACCCACCCCGCCGCGCACACCCCGGCCAAGCCCGTCGGCGCTGTTCAGGCAGGCTGGGAGGCCACCGCCGACGAGGCCGCGGCCCTGGTCGCCGGTGCGGAGCACCCGGTGTTCGTCGTCGGCGCGGCAGCCATCCGCTCCGGCGCCGTCCCCGCGATCCGTGCCCTGGCCGAGCGCCTGGACGTCCCCGTCATCACCACGTACATCGCCAAGGGGGTCCTGCCGCACGGCCACCACCTCAACTACGGTGCGGTCACCGGATACATGGACGGCATCCTGTCCTTCCCTGCCCTGGAGACCCTCTTCGGGCCGGCCGACGTCGTCGTCACCCTCGGCTACGACTACGCCGAGGACCTGCGTCCCTCGATGTGGACCCGCGGCGGCGAGAAGAAGACCGTCCGGGTCTCCCCGACCGTCAACCCGATTCCCCGGGTCTACCGCCCGGACGTCGACGTCGTCACTGACGTGCTGGCCTTCGTCGAGCACCTGGACGCCGCCACCGCGGACCTCGCCAAGAAGACCCCGCACGACATCGCCCCGCTGCGCGAGCGCATCGCCGAGTTCCTGGCCGACCCCACCGAGTACGAGGACGGCATGCGGGTCCACCAGGTGATGGACTCGATGAACACGGTGATGGAGGAGACCGCCGCCGCCGGTGAGGGCACGATCGTCTCCGACATCGGCTTCTTCCGGCACTACGGGGTGCTCTTCGCCCGCGCCGACCAGCCCTTCGGCTTCCTCACCTCGGCCGGCTGCTCCAGTTTCGGCTACGGCGTCCCCGCGGCGATCGGCGCCCAGATGGCCCGGCCCGGCCAGCCCACCTTCCTCATCGCGGGGGACGGCGGCTTCCACTCCAACAGCGCTGACCTGGAGACCATCGCCAGGCTCAACCTGCCCATCGTGACGGTCGTCGTCAACAACGACACCAACGGGCTGATCGAGCTCTACCAGAACCTCGGCCACCAGCGCTCGCACGACCCGGCCGTCAAGTTCACCGGGGTCGACTTCACCGAACTCGCCCGCGCCAACGGTGTCGAGGCCGTGAAGGCCACCTCACGCGAGGACCTGCTCGCCGCCCTGCGGAAGGGAGCCGGTCTCGGCCGCCCGTTCCTGATCGAGGTGCCGGTGAACTACGACTTCACCTCCGGCGGCTTCGGCGCCCTGAGCATCTGA
- the argJ gene encoding bifunctional glutamate N-acetyltransferase/amino-acid acetyltransferase ArgJ, which yields MTGTTTRDPAGFVVHTAPVGLSGDGRDDFTVLASTVPTQVSAVFTKSRFSGPSVVLSRAAAADGQARGVVVIARNANVATGPEGAGNALEVRNSVAAATGLSEDELLIASTGVIGLQYPMEQIRSHIKTLSWPFPEGGFDRAARAIMTTDTRPKEVRVRCGGATLVGIAKGVGMLEPDMATLLTFFATDALLPQDTQDRIFRSVMDLTFNAVSIDTDTSTSDTAVLFANGLAGEVDPAEFEEALHEVALALVKNIASDGEGASKLVEVRVTGARDTAQAKRVGKTVVNSPLVKTAVHGSDPNWGRVTMAIGKCTDDTDILQENVTVRFGGTLVYPQSADGPGDAELRAAVAEHMHGSEVVIGIGLGIGDGEFTVYGCDLTEGYVRLNSEYTT from the coding sequence ATGACCGGTACGACCACCCGGGACCCGGCGGGCTTCGTGGTACACACCGCCCCGGTGGGGCTCTCGGGCGACGGACGGGACGACTTCACGGTGCTGGCCTCGACCGTGCCCACGCAGGTCAGCGCGGTGTTCACCAAGTCACGCTTCTCCGGCCCGAGCGTGGTGCTCAGCCGTGCGGCAGCGGCCGACGGGCAGGCCCGCGGGGTGGTCGTCATCGCCCGGAACGCCAATGTGGCCACCGGCCCGGAGGGCGCGGGCAACGCCCTCGAGGTGCGGAACTCGGTGGCCGCCGCCACCGGGCTCTCCGAGGACGAACTGCTGATCGCCTCCACCGGGGTGATCGGCCTCCAGTACCCCATGGAGCAGATCCGCTCGCACATCAAGACGCTCTCCTGGCCCTTCCCCGAGGGCGGCTTCGACCGTGCGGCGCGGGCCATCATGACGACCGACACCCGGCCCAAGGAGGTCAGGGTGCGGTGCGGCGGGGCGACACTCGTCGGCATCGCCAAGGGCGTGGGAATGCTGGAGCCCGACATGGCGACCCTGCTGACCTTCTTCGCCACCGACGCCCTGCTGCCCCAGGACACACAGGACCGGATCTTCCGGAGCGTCATGGACCTCACGTTCAACGCGGTGTCCATCGACACCGACACGTCGACAAGCGACACAGCGGTCCTGTTCGCGAACGGGCTGGCCGGCGAGGTGGATCCGGCGGAGTTCGAGGAGGCGCTGCACGAGGTGGCGCTCGCCCTGGTGAAGAACATCGCATCCGACGGCGAGGGGGCGAGCAAGCTCGTCGAAGTGAGGGTCACGGGGGCCCGGGACACGGCGCAGGCCAAGCGTGTCGGCAAGACCGTAGTCAACTCACCGCTGGTCAAGACTGCCGTGCACGGCAGCGACCCCAACTGGGGCCGGGTGACGATGGCCATCGGCAAGTGCACCGACGACACCGACATCCTCCAGGAGAACGTCACCGTCCGCTTCGGCGGGACCCTGGTCTACCCCCAGAGCGCCGACGGCCCCGGTGACGCCGAACTGCGGGCGGCGGTCGCCGAGCACATGCACGGCAGCGAGGTCGTGATCGGCATCGGACTGGGCATCGGCGACGGGGAGTTCACCGTCTACGGCTGCGATCTGACGGAGGGATACGTCCGGCTGAACTCCGAGTACACCACCTGA